The genomic stretch TAATATTTGAAAAAATGGGTGACAGGATTATCTTGAAAGTGGAGAAGCAGTCAGAACCGGTAAGCACACTGGTAGGCCTCGTTGAAGGAGTAGCAGAGGAGGAACTTAGAGCAGAAGCCGCTGACAGTATGTTGAAAAAGAAACTTGGCATTGAGTAAAGGGGTAAAACATGCGGTTTCTTGATGTTGGGGTAATCCTGTGTGTAGCTTTAAAACAGCCTGAAAATTATTTTGAAGGGAGTGTTGCTCTTCTCAATCGCCCTAAAGGGTCAGAACCAGAAGATATACGGGATAACAGAGATTAACATCAAATATCTGTCCATAAAAGCGTTATATATTGAGGAGGCTGCTGTGCTGGCAGAGAGGTATGACATTGACTTCGATGATGTTATTAATGCAGTTGTAATGCATGAAGAAGGAATTAAAGAGATATATGCACTGGATAGAGACTGTCAATCACCACCCATTGAAATGGGCGACCTCCTTGCCCAGATTATTATGAAAAAATAGGCTGGGCAATACGGTTGAGCCGTGAAATTGTTCAGTCTTTCCTCACGAATCAAGGGGTATATCAATTTTCTACTTCTCCTATTTTTCATGGCTATCTATCAAATTATAAATCATGTGGAGGCCTGCACCCATCCATCTGTTGTTATGTGGCAGACAAAAATACCCATAGATATATATATAACTCGAAGGAAAAACTATACTTGTTATAAAGAGAAACTTGAAGACATATGTCAAGAGTTTCTTTTTTAACAAAATATCCAGGGAGATTTA from archaeon BMS3Bbin15 encodes the following:
- a CDS encoding spoVT / AbrB like domain protein, with translation MYVKSKVSTKSQITLPKKLRDALGIRHGDEVIFEKMGDRIILKVEKQSEPVSTLVGLVEGVAEEELRAEAADSMLKKKLGIE